In the Mycoplasma zalophi genome, one interval contains:
- a CDS encoding C1 family peptidase encodes MKNIDNNLLKQLKESFNKDKSNKVIANAIAKNGIKNASFNNDILKIHNNVFSHEIKQGSITNQQSSGRCWIFASLNMARLEAMKNLNIEDLELSQSYLYFFDKLEKVNTFLQNVIEHGTNLDFNDPLFKYFMDGPADDGGFWEWFLGLINKYGILPKYLMQDTFDAKSSNEFIEILNVKAKEYAYKIIKEAKNNASEQKLQAIKVNALEEIYNIVAKTLGTPPETFDFQYRDKDKNIQKITNITPLEFYKQYIKNILNDKVNLVSDPRKNHPYGKVLSSKYFNSVYESPNNLQLNVPMEELIEASKKSIIDGVSVPFACDVSKFHDRKLGIMDLNIYDYNNTLVNLDLNREQRLNLHQSMPTHLMNIVGVDIDENGEVIKWKVENSWGEDIAFKGIFSMSNEWFKEYNYQCVVDKKYVDEKYLKGLDEEYITLDYTDPLAYLH; translated from the coding sequence ATGAAAAATATTGATAATAATTTATTAAAACAACTAAAAGAAAGTTTTAATAAAGATAAATCTAATAAAGTAATAGCAAATGCTATTGCAAAAAATGGTATAAAAAACGCTTCTTTTAACAATGATATTTTAAAAATCCACAACAATGTTTTTAGTCACGAAATCAAACAAGGTTCAATTACAAACCAACAATCATCAGGAAGATGCTGAATTTTTGCTTCTTTAAATATGGCAAGATTAGAAGCAATGAAAAACCTAAACATAGAAGACCTTGAATTAAGTCAATCATATTTATATTTCTTTGATAAACTTGAAAAAGTTAATACTTTTTTACAAAATGTTATCGAACACGGAACTAATTTAGATTTTAATGATCCATTATTTAAATATTTCATGGATGGTCCTGCTGATGATGGTGGATTCTGAGAATGATTTTTAGGTTTAATTAATAAATACGGAATTCTACCTAAATATTTAATGCAAGATACTTTTGATGCAAAATCTTCAAATGAATTTATTGAAATTTTGAATGTAAAAGCAAAAGAATATGCATATAAAATAATCAAAGAAGCCAAAAATAATGCTTCAGAACAAAAATTACAAGCAATCAAAGTTAATGCACTTGAAGAAATTTATAATATAGTAGCAAAAACTTTAGGTACACCACCAGAAACATTTGATTTTCAATATCGTGATAAAGATAAAAACATTCAAAAAATTACAAACATTACACCACTTGAATTCTATAAACAATACATAAAAAATATATTAAATGATAAAGTTAATTTAGTTTCTGACCCACGTAAAAACCACCCTTATGGAAAGGTTTTAAGCAGTAAATACTTTAATAGTGTTTATGAAAGTCCAAATAATTTACAATTAAATGTCCCAATGGAAGAATTAATTGAAGCAAGTAAAAAATCAATAATAGACGGAGTATCAGTTCCATTTGCTTGTGATGTTTCTAAATTCCATGATAGAAAATTAGGAATTATGGACTTAAACATATACGATTACAATAACACATTAGTAAATTTAGATTTAAACAGAGAACAAAGATTAAATTTACACCAATCAATGCCTACTCACTTAATGAACATAGTTGGTGTTGATATTGATGAAAATGGTGAAGTTATTAAGTGAAAAGTTGAAAATTCATGAGGAGAAGATATTGCTTTTAAAGGTATCTTCAGTATGTCAAATGAATGATTTAAAGAATATAATTACCAATGTGTAGTTGATAAAAAATATGTCGATGAAAAATATCTAAAAGGATTAGATGAAGAATATATTACTTTAGATTACACAGACCCATTAGCATATTTACACTAA
- a CDS encoding ABC transporter permease has product MKTSAFKYSKFAFNTVFKKKSSIVLPVLVLILSLTLGLIFKFAISERYLTLSSYLYILAILIITVLFASIKSLNIFKDFEQEGIELVSLAKPISRNNIVIGKLFTLTFFGLIWSVVLFISALLSSYPIYNNINLFTYSLLIFFVGFVTYLLASLLTSLISYKLSQKLSITLPLVFFIPLALGGSLLSANATTNINNAAYYVNKKYPYHFSGNEANVEPFFINNNKDELLLLPNGLENKQFTQKQTNYLQEVMNIANNSSKEWQVYSWLSVPYQLLDIFNFKNQNIFDSITKNNFSNLDGYIYYNNQDSILFKYKLDKNPNLTKYSVSNTEKKYIVPGLLKSNSVIPNSINTGIIYAREGAEDVNAKFPEDSSQFAAENNIVGKLNWNFVYEILEDKAFNLIAKKFIEEFNKNKKSTDLRQLHTELLEEISKFINDEQSDINTYSNPNLVLFNEHSVQEKRLQSEIERKIYFATALLNFIYFNYQDTTLYQAMIKNPNNDNTFGNSQFELQVAGFKYLIGGYDKFETRFILVEKDKDVIIRYKLTPSDTNYLFQSQDQLFAINREKQIVNKNVYYALWIILIVILYGTSFTIYRRKDYK; this is encoded by the coding sequence ATGAAAACATCAGCTTTTAAGTATTCAAAATTTGCTTTTAATACTGTATTTAAAAAGAAGAGTTCAATAGTATTACCCGTGTTAGTTTTGATTCTTTCATTAACTTTGGGTTTAATTTTTAAATTCGCAATCAGCGAAAGATATTTAACACTGTCATCATATCTTTATATATTAGCAATTCTGATAATAACAGTATTATTTGCATCGATAAAATCATTAAATATTTTTAAAGACTTTGAACAAGAAGGAATAGAATTAGTTAGTTTAGCTAAACCTATTTCAAGAAACAATATAGTTATAGGTAAATTATTTACTTTAACTTTCTTTGGATTAATATGATCAGTTGTGCTATTTATTTCTGCGCTTTTATCATCTTATCCAATATATAACAACATAAATCTATTTACATACTCATTATTGATATTTTTTGTTGGTTTTGTAACATATTTACTTGCAAGTTTATTAACTTCTTTAATAAGTTATAAATTAAGTCAAAAATTATCTATTACATTACCACTAGTATTTTTTATACCACTTGCTCTTGGGGGTTCATTACTATCTGCAAATGCAACTACAAATATAAATAATGCAGCATATTACGTTAACAAAAAATATCCATATCATTTTTCAGGTAATGAAGCAAATGTAGAACCATTTTTTATAAATAATAATAAAGATGAATTACTACTATTACCTAACGGATTAGAAAATAAACAATTCACACAAAAACAAACAAATTACTTACAAGAAGTTATGAATATAGCAAATAATTCATCAAAAGAATGACAGGTATATTCATGATTATCAGTACCTTATCAATTACTTGATATTTTTAATTTCAAAAATCAAAATATTTTTGATTCAATTACTAAAAATAATTTTTCAAATTTAGATGGTTATATTTATTACAATAATCAAGATAGTATTTTATTTAAATATAAATTAGATAAAAACCCTAATTTAACAAAATATTCTGTTTCAAACACTGAAAAAAAATACATAGTTCCTGGTTTATTAAAATCAAATTCAGTAATTCCAAATAGTATAAACACTGGAATAATTTATGCAAGAGAGGGAGCAGAAGATGTAAATGCAAAATTCCCTGAAGATAGTTCACAATTTGCAGCAGAAAACAATATAGTAGGAAAATTAAATTGAAATTTTGTTTACGAAATTTTAGAAGATAAAGCTTTTAATCTTATTGCTAAAAAATTTATAGAAGAATTTAATAAAAATAAAAAATCTACTGATTTACGTCAATTACACACTGAATTATTAGAAGAAATTTCAAAATTCATCAATGATGAACAATCAGATATAAACACATACTCAAACCCTAATTTAGTATTATTTAATGAACATTCAGTTCAAGAAAAAAGATTACAATCTGAAATAGAAAGAAAAATTTATTTTGCAACTGCTTTATTAAACTTTATTTACTTTAATTACCAAGATACTACACTATATCAAGCAATGATAAAAAATCCAAATAATGACAATACTTTTGGAAATAGTCAATTTGAATTACAAGTTGCTGGATTTAAATATTTAATAGGTGGATATGATAAATTTGAAACAAGATTTATTTTAGTAGAAAAAGATAAAGATGTTATTATTAGATACAAATTAACACCAAGTGATACTAATTACTTATTCCAATCACAAGATCAACTTTTTGCAATAAATAGAGAAAAACAAATAGTAAATAAAAACGTTTATTATGCACTATGAATAATATTAATTGTTATTTTATATGGAACATCATTTACAATTTACAGAAGAAAGGATTATAAATAG
- a CDS encoding ABC transporter ATP-binding protein gives MEKILEINNLNKVFPKTNRGIKNISFSVESGDFHAFIGENGAGKTTTIKTIIGAFVNYEGEILINNINIKKAEAKSIIGYVPEVAIFPKELTVFNYLYNLLILSNVDKKEANERIDKYLKLFNIENLKNEKPHTFSTGQKKKVLLIQALLHNPKLLILDEPAANLDPTARFELFSLLKEINEKQKITILISSHVLSEIDKYVNTITLIHNGQILYSGSKQESLEKLFYEKVISN, from the coding sequence ATGGAAAAGATTTTAGAAATAAATAATTTAAATAAAGTATTTCCAAAAACAAATAGAGGGATTAAAAATATCAGTTTTTCTGTTGAATCAGGTGATTTTCACGCTTTTATTGGTGAAAATGGTGCTGGTAAAACCACTACTATAAAAACTATTATTGGTGCTTTTGTAAATTATGAAGGTGAAATTTTAATAAACAATATTAACATAAAAAAAGCAGAAGCAAAAAGCATTATAGGTTATGTTCCGGAAGTTGCAATTTTCCCAAAAGAATTAACAGTTTTTAATTATTTATATAATCTACTTATTTTGTCAAATGTAGACAAAAAAGAAGCCAATGAAAGAATAGATAAATATTTAAAACTATTTAATATTGAAAATTTAAAAAATGAAAAACCACACACTTTTTCAACAGGTCAAAAGAAAAAAGTTTTATTAATTCAAGCTTTACTTCATAACCCTAAATTACTTATTTTAGATGAACCAGCTGCCAATTTAGATCCAACAGCTAGATTTGAATTATTTTCATTACTAAAAGAAATAAATGAAAAACAAAAAATTACTATTTTAATTAGTTCTCACGTTTTATCTGAAATTGATAAATACGTAAATACTATCACACTTATTCATAATGGTCAAATTTTATATTCTGGTTCAAAACAAGAATCATTAGAAAAATTATTCTATGAAAAAGTTATTTCTAATTAG
- a CDS encoding aromatic motif membrane protein, with protein MKKLFLISLSPVLLPLSVVSCGVVQETNDNFEFPKKQQSDFDKNQSINKLLDFFSNNDENKKKIYVSQQINKSTSKNTELKFAFVYDPVFIFDGGVVKTKVEDLRNTSIKIISNTLENDWYWTLFNIENFHYIFSPYGDKYTPLDNEKELFNETKNFLGSVSLKINNSKPNKLIALPYKEIPELKEHSAYLEKESWYLIFDNNKAIKVWKYKEDGQPKLRITSDLLVFKDTNNIEQQLQELEDQIYNQHLNEFETDYDNYKKYYSDEDENEFLMKRNDKKYLEFQAVNQFNNDFVNALNEINKDGIKIFRFTMRDIDEKN; from the coding sequence ATGAAAAAGTTATTTCTAATTAGTTTAAGTCCTGTACTATTACCATTAAGTGTGGTTAGTTGTGGTGTAGTTCAAGAAACTAATGACAACTTTGAGTTTCCTAAAAAACAACAAAGTGATTTTGACAAAAATCAAAGTATAAATAAACTTCTTGACTTTTTTTCAAATAATGATGAAAATAAAAAGAAAATTTATGTATCACAACAAATAAATAAATCTACTTCAAAAAATACAGAACTAAAATTTGCATTTGTATATGATCCTGTTTTTATTTTTGATGGTGGAGTAGTTAAAACTAAAGTTGAAGATTTAAGAAATACTTCAATAAAAATTATTAGCAATACTTTAGAAAATGATTGATATTGAACTCTTTTTAATATAGAAAATTTCCACTATATTTTTAGCCCTTATGGCGATAAATATACACCACTAGATAATGAAAAAGAGTTATTTAATGAAACAAAAAACTTTTTAGGTTCAGTTTCATTAAAAATAAATAATTCTAAACCTAATAAATTAATAGCATTACCTTATAAAGAAATACCAGAACTAAAAGAACATAGTGCTTACTTAGAAAAAGAATCATGATATTTAATTTTTGATAACAACAAAGCAATAAAGGTTTGAAAATATAAAGAAGATGGACAACCAAAATTAAGAATTACTTCTGATCTGTTAGTGTTTAAAGATACAAATAATATTGAACAACAATTACAAGAATTAGAAGATCAAATTTACAATCAACACTTAAATGAATTTGAAACAGATTATGATAATTACAAAAAATATTATTCAGATGAAGATGAAAATGAATTTTTAATGAAAAGAAATGATAAAAAATATTTAGAATTTCAAGCAGTAAACCAATTTAACAATGATTTTGTAAATGCTTTAAATGAAATCAATAAAGATGGAATAAAAATATTTAGATTTACAATGAGGGATATCGATGAAAAAAATTAG
- a CDS encoding aromatic motif membrane protein: MKKISKLFLTTSVFTAILSGLSLVSCVTIEDSTKLKNNIPIGLNYYPNIENPKEVQTHKLIDNLVVKIFGDDGYKKTEFLKSQERETKLFNELKELSQEFKTSQNANKLNQFYSRNWLFTIKNINKLQWTFTEWWRFPDFENAKHSEEFLNNLSTLPKPDDFKFNDNNWDQLKEGDESFESSDDIFYLKKDNFIIRIYISRNEDKTVNFNHIILFPNSKTKNISIQIISDAVHNALIHKQQDGFNSFEEAAKKLFGNGAIGLLLLKDDEQ, from the coding sequence ATGAAAAAAATTAGTAAATTATTTTTAACAACTTCAGTATTTACTGCTATTTTGAGTGGTTTATCGCTTGTTTCATGTGTTACTATTGAAGATAGTACAAAATTAAAAAATAATATTCCAATTGGCTTAAATTATTATCCAAATATAGAAAACCCCAAAGAAGTACAAACCCATAAATTAATTGACAATCTTGTGGTTAAAATTTTTGGTGATGATGGTTATAAAAAAACAGAATTTTTAAAATCTCAAGAACGAGAAACAAAATTATTTAATGAATTAAAAGAATTAAGTCAAGAATTTAAAACATCACAAAATGCTAATAAGTTAAATCAATTTTATAGTAGAAATTGATTATTTACAATTAAAAATATTAATAAATTACAGTGAACATTTACGGAATGATGAAGATTCCCTGACTTTGAAAACGCAAAACACTCAGAAGAATTTTTAAACAATTTAAGTACTTTACCTAAGCCAGATGATTTTAAATTTAATGATAACAATTGAGATCAACTTAAAGAAGGTGATGAGTCTTTTGAATCAAGCGATGATATTTTCTATCTAAAAAAAGATAATTTCATAATAAGAATTTATATTTCACGAAATGAAGATAAAACAGTAAATTTTAACCACATAATTCTATTTCCAAATTCTAAAACAAAAAATATTTCAATTCAAATAATATCTGATGCAGTTCACAATGCATTAATTCATAAACAACAAGATGGATTTAATTCATTTGAAGAAGCTGCAAAAAAATTATTTGGTAATGGAGCAATCGGATTATTATTATTAAAGGACGACGAACAATAA
- a CDS encoding aromatic motif membrane protein — MKKSNKILIFSSLLATSLLPVAAISCKNVETISNESKEVSFVSEKSIKEQDWDVFLKYEYVDTLLNLAFKNEEDKQKFIESQRNISDDYLISIKDYLFYSNNIVIEYHPNSISGGFSGGLFGGGLFGNNNKKTKKVMADSEYKEELDKLYKENWLWFLFNLNKFTFAYNDDTNFFDGGTDSIKTNIQQDSLEHTPFITLNTNEVTRFSVFKHNTDESIQKSTMYLLTKQGVILSIEIQITNEDDEEIIEIEASPFIEIYPPLLQSKSAINNFDWPTYVRAQILSKNIGESSRWVKMLFDDKYGGKPKRFTLVYLNNK, encoded by the coding sequence ATGAAAAAAAGTAACAAAATATTAATATTTTCTTCATTACTAGCAACTTCTTTATTACCTGTTGCAGCAATATCATGTAAAAATGTAGAAACTATTTCAAATGAATCTAAAGAAGTAAGTTTTGTTAGTGAAAAGAGTATAAAAGAACAAGATTGAGATGTATTTTTAAAATATGAATATGTAGACACCTTATTGAATTTAGCTTTTAAAAATGAAGAAGATAAACAAAAATTCATTGAAAGTCAAAGAAATATATCTGATGATTATTTAATTTCAATTAAAGATTATTTATTTTATAGTAATAACATAGTTATCGAATATCATCCTAACTCAATTTCAGGTGGTTTTAGCGGTGGTTTATTTGGTGGAGGATTATTTGGTAACAATAACAAAAAAACTAAAAAAGTAATGGCAGATTCTGAATATAAAGAAGAATTAGATAAACTCTATAAAGAAAATTGATTGTGATTTCTTTTTAATTTAAATAAATTTACTTTTGCATATAATGATGATACTAACTTCTTTGATGGTGGTACTGATTCAATTAAAACAAATATACAACAAGACAGTTTAGAACATACTCCATTTATTACTTTAAATACAAATGAAGTTACTCGATTTTCAGTATTTAAACATAACACTGATGAAAGTATACAAAAAAGCACAATGTATCTATTAACCAAGCAAGGTGTTATTTTAAGTATTGAAATTCAGATAACAAATGAAGACGATGAAGAAATAATTGAAATTGAAGCATCACCATTTATAGAAATTTATCCACCACTATTACAAAGCAAATCTGCGATTAATAATTTTGATTGGCCAACTTATGTTCGTGCACAAATATTATCTAAAAATATTGGTGAATCATCAAGATGAGTAAAAATGCTTTTTGATGATAAATATGGAGGTAAGCCAAAAAGATTTACGCTTGTTTATTTAAATAACAAATAA
- a CDS encoding AAA family ATPase — translation MTFINDLGQTIEIPFSNVNVIFGEKGSGKSTLLRIIAEIIARKFIFKSNDDYFVISEYKLKFKKSFSRCKKHIRSK, via the coding sequence ATAACTTTTATAAATGATTTAGGACAAACTATTGAAATTCCTTTTTCAAATGTTAATGTAATTTTCGGAGAAAAAGGATCAGGTAAAAGTACATTGTTAAGAATCATTGCAGAAATTATTGCAAGAAAATTTATTTTTAAAAGTAACGACGATTATTTTGTTATTAGTGAATATAAGCTTAAATTTAAAAAAAGTTTTAGTCGATGTAAAAAACATATACGAAGCAAGTAA
- the secA gene encoding preprotein translocase subunit SecA — MKKLDKKQNNNNVFNSKNHYDEKGKWIIPKRNGKKEKWYKINFKSAEMRIAYNTLYEINILEDYVSKLTDDELKAKTIEFKERLIKGETTEDIRVEAFAVSREATKRVLGKRPFDVQMLGGVILDLGSVAEMKTGEGKTITSIAPVYLNALTGENVIVSTVNEYLAERDATEMGEVFNWLGLSVGINKAQMSTELKRQAYNCDITYSIHSELGFDYLRDNMVLSKEEKVQRGLNYILLDEVDSILIDEAKTPLIISGGDNEESTLYTVADLFVRTLSEEDYYIDEETKSVYLTDEGISKANTYFNFSNLYNIENSELVHRIQNALRAHKIMKLDVEYIVRDDKIELVDSFTGRIMEGRAYSEGLQQAIQAKERIEIEAENKTQATITYQNFFRLFKKLSGMTGTAKTEEKEFIDIYNMRVNVIPTNKPMVRYDDEDVIYVDMHSKYMAIVEEVKKVYERKQPILIGTAQVEDSERLHEYLVKANIPHTVLNAKQNAEEAAIISAAGQLGAVTIATNMAGRGTDIKPSQEAREAGGLYVLGTDKAESRRIDNQLKGRSGRQGDVGYTKFFLSLDDQLILRFGLQDKWKEMFKEYKDQPIEGKAIQKAFLRAQKKIEGFNYDNRKSVLNYDDVIRQQRDLIYQQRDWILERDDMGEIINKMIISSAKQIVDNDYFVLKNNSFDYQKFAEYLNKNWMRYSEYKFEKSEISKYDKVDLSEFVAKIFIQEYEKLRENFIDKYGISSLVISERQIILRVFDNAWQNHINVMDKLRQSSNLVQYSQKNPYQIYTEEGSKRFNELTDRIALESVVNLMNNPEVAKSNNYSSNEETFENELRAKLEMIDSILRQHYQVLKSQNIANEEIENYIENLKQTLIRDFGLIEAKK, encoded by the coding sequence ATGAAAAAACTTGACAAAAAACAAAATAATAATAATGTTTTTAATTCAAAAAATCATTACGATGAAAAAGGTAAATGAATAATTCCAAAAAGAAATGGCAAAAAAGAAAAATGATATAAAATAAATTTTAAAAGTGCTGAAATGCGTATTGCTTACAACACTTTATATGAAATTAATATTCTAGAAGATTATGTTTCAAAATTGACAGATGATGAATTAAAAGCCAAAACTATTGAATTTAAAGAAAGATTAATTAAAGGTGAAACAACTGAAGATATTAGAGTAGAAGCTTTTGCAGTTAGTAGAGAAGCTACTAAACGTGTTCTAGGAAAAAGACCTTTTGATGTGCAAATGTTAGGTGGTGTTATTTTAGATTTAGGTTCTGTAGCCGAAATGAAAACTGGTGAAGGGAAAACAATAACATCAATAGCTCCTGTATATTTAAATGCTTTAACAGGTGAAAATGTTATAGTTTCAACAGTTAATGAGTATTTAGCAGAGCGTGATGCAACAGAAATGGGAGAAGTTTTTAATTGATTAGGTTTAAGTGTTGGTATTAACAAAGCACAAATGTCTACAGAATTAAAACGTCAAGCATACAATTGTGATATTACATACTCAATTCACTCAGAACTTGGATTTGACTATTTAAGAGATAATATGGTTTTATCAAAAGAAGAAAAAGTTCAAAGAGGATTGAACTATATTCTTTTAGATGAAGTAGATAGTATTTTAATTGATGAAGCAAAAACTCCTTTAATTATTAGTGGTGGAGATAATGAAGAAAGTACCTTATACACTGTGGCTGATTTATTTGTACGTACATTATCAGAAGAAGATTATTACATAGATGAAGAAACTAAAAGTGTATATTTAACAGATGAAGGTATCTCAAAAGCTAATACATATTTTAATTTCAGCAACTTATATAACATTGAAAATTCAGAACTAGTTCATAGGATTCAAAATGCTTTAAGAGCACATAAAATTATGAAATTAGATGTTGAATATATTGTAAGAGATGATAAAATCGAATTAGTCGACTCATTTACTGGTCGTATCATGGAAGGTCGTGCTTATTCAGAAGGTCTTCAACAAGCAATTCAAGCAAAAGAAAGAATTGAAATTGAAGCAGAAAATAAAACACAAGCCACAATTACTTACCAAAACTTTTTTAGATTGTTTAAAAAATTGTCAGGAATGACAGGGACTGCAAAAACAGAAGAAAAAGAATTCATTGATATTTATAATATGCGTGTAAATGTAATTCCTACAAATAAACCAATGGTAAGATATGATGATGAAGATGTAATTTATGTTGATATGCATTCAAAATATATGGCTATTGTTGAAGAAGTTAAAAAAGTTTATGAGCGCAAACAGCCAATACTAATAGGAACAGCGCAAGTAGAAGATTCAGAAAGATTACATGAATATTTAGTTAAAGCAAATATTCCTCACACTGTTTTAAATGCAAAACAAAATGCTGAAGAAGCTGCTATTATTTCAGCGGCTGGTCAATTAGGTGCAGTAACTATTGCAACAAATATGGCAGGACGTGGAACCGATATAAAACCTTCACAAGAAGCCCGCGAAGCTGGTGGATTATATGTTTTAGGTACCGATAAAGCAGAAAGTAGAAGAATAGATAACCAATTAAAAGGTCGTTCAGGACGTCAAGGTGATGTTGGGTATACTAAATTTTTCTTAAGTCTTGATGATCAACTTATTTTACGTTTTGGTTTACAAGATAAATGAAAAGAAATGTTTAAAGAATATAAGGATCAACCAATTGAAGGTAAAGCAATTCAAAAAGCATTTCTAAGAGCACAAAAGAAAATCGAAGGATTTAACTACGATAACCGTAAAAGTGTTTTAAATTATGATGATGTTATCAGACAACAACGTGATTTAATTTATCAACAACGTGATTGAATTTTAGAACGTGATGATATGGGGGAAATAATTAATAAAATGATTATTTCTTCAGCAAAACAAATTGTTGATAATGATTATTTTGTTTTAAAAAACAATAGTTTTGATTACCAAAAATTTGCAGAATATCTAAACAAAAATTGAATGAGATATTCTGAATATAAATTTGAAAAATCTGAAATTTCAAAATATGATAAAGTTGATTTATCTGAATTTGTTGCAAAAATATTTATTCAAGAATATGAAAAACTAAGAGAAAACTTTATTGATAAATATGGTATTTCATCTCTTGTGATTTCTGAAAGACAAATAATTTTACGTGTATTTGATAATGCATGACAAAATCATATTAACGTTATGGATAAACTAAGACAATCATCTAATTTAGTTCAATATTCTCAAAAAAATCCTTATCAAATTTATACCGAAGAAGGTTCAAAACGTTTCAACGAATTAACAGATAGAATTGCATTAGAATCAGTGGTTAATTTAATGAACAACCCAGAAGTTGCTAAATCTAATAATTATTCATCAAATGAAGAAACTTTTGAAAACGAATTAAGAGCAAAATTAGAAATGATTGATTCGATTTTAAGACAACATTATCAAGTTTTAAAAAGTCAAAATATCGCTAATGAAGAAATAGAAAATTATATTGAAAATCTAAAACAAACATTAATTAGGGATTTTGGTTTAATAGAAGCCAAGAAATAA
- the def gene encoding peptide deformylase: MFKVKLTKLPAKVLRQKSKDVPIPLTEEDELLIKKMIYHIDDSQTEGTKFRPGVGVAAVQYGILKNIFYIFVQDDNGNVIFKDALINPVMKGHSEALQALAQGEGCLSVSDAWPNQEGYVKRYNRVIIDAYSYNERKMKRYDTTGYLAIVMQHEYDHLQGKLFLDHIDQKNPWQATKDLKLVG; this comes from the coding sequence ATGTTTAAAGTAAAGTTAACAAAATTACCTGCAAAGGTATTAAGACAAAAATCAAAAGATGTTCCTATCCCCTTGACAGAAGAAGATGAATTATTGATTAAAAAAATGATTTATCACATCGATGACTCACAAACTGAAGGAACAAAATTCAGACCAGGTGTTGGAGTTGCTGCTGTTCAATATGGAATATTAAAAAACATATTTTATATTTTTGTGCAAGATGATAACGGAAATGTAATTTTTAAAGATGCATTAATAAATCCAGTTATGAAAGGTCATTCTGAAGCATTACAAGCACTTGCACAAGGCGAAGGGTGTTTAAGTGTTTCTGATGCATGGCCAAACCAAGAAGGTTATGTAAAAAGATACAATCGTGTTATTATTGATGCTTACTCATACAATGAAAGAAAAATGAAACGTTATGACACAACAGGTTATTTAGCAATTGTTATGCAGCATGAATATGATCACCTTCAAGGAAAATTGTTTTTAGATCACATTGATCAAAAAAATCCTTGACAAGCAACAAAAGATTTAAAATTGGTAGGTTAA
- the rsmD gene encoding 16S rRNA (guanine(966)-N(2))-methyltransferase RsmD, giving the protein MLRIVSGKYKNLKIEQPDKKITRASSEKLREAIFSSIQFDLENKTFLDCFGGSGAFGFEAISRGCLEVLILEKNSHAFNIIKQNKQKFQSEKINVLNVDTIKFLEKKSNKIWNFVFIDPPYTKKEYYDLCTQNLLNNSFINENSIIILESNFEIKNLDKFELIKQKKYGISFVSYWKITS; this is encoded by the coding sequence ATGCTAAGAATTGTAAGTGGAAAATATAAAAATTTAAAAATTGAACAACCTGATAAAAAAATAACTAGAGCTAGTAGTGAAAAACTAAGAGAAGCTATTTTTTCTAGTATTCAATTTGACTTAGAAAATAAAACTTTTTTAGACTGTTTTGGTGGTAGTGGAGCTTTTGGATTCGAAGCAATAAGTAGAGGTTGTTTAGAAGTATTAATACTTGAAAAAAATTCACATGCTTTTAATATTATTAAACAAAATAAACAAAAATTTCAAAGCGAAAAAATTAATGTTCTTAATGTTGATACAATAAAATTTTTAGAAAAAAAATCAAATAAAATTTGGAATTTTGTTTTTATAGATCCACCTTATACTAAAAAAGAATATTATGATTTGTGCACTCAAAATTTACTAAATAATAGCTTTATTAATGAAAATAGCATAATTATTTTAGAGTCTAATTTCGAAATTAAAAATTTAGATAAATTTGAATTAATAAAACAAAAAAAATATGGTATTTCTTTTGTTAGCTACTGAAAAATTACTAGCTAA